Below is a genomic region from Candidatus Methylomirabilis lanthanidiphila.
GAGCGCTTACGCAAATAGTGCCTCCACGTCTCTTGGTGTGACGATCCGCACTTGTCGAAAGCTCCCAAGGCTCAGTAAATCAGTATCGCCTGTAACAAGATAATGGGCTCTTGCAGCCAGCGCGCAGGCCAATACGTGATCGTCGTCACGGTCCCGGCATACCCCGCTGATCTCAGGCTCTTGGTTAGTGATGTGTGATGTCGCCTCAGAGATCAGGTGTATTGCAGCAGCGACCTCTTCGTGTGAGAGACGGAACTTTCGTGCAAGGATGCGTCGAACCTCAGTCATAATAAAGGGACATGATACGAGAGACAACTCACCGGTTCTCGCCCTACGAAGCAACTTGGCGCAGACTCCTTCTGTGATAATCGCCGCGATGAGGACATTGGTATCAAAGACGGCAATCACGAGATTGCCTTGAAGATATCTTCCTCACTGACAAGGCCGCGCTTCTTTGCCTTTGGACCGAGCGTTTTCTGAATCGCCCTGAGTTTCATATCCCAGAGAAAAAGACTCAGCGATTCCTTCACAATGTCGCTCTTGTTCCGGCCTGTACGCTTCGATGCCCTGTCCAACTCTTCTGATAGCTGTTCAGGAAGACTGACCGACAGTACGGTTCTCATAACACACCTCCTGCACTACAATACACTACGTACATCGGTTCCGCAATGTCTTTCCAGGTTTCAACCCCAAGACCTAATAAGAGGGATAGTCATTTTCCGCAGCGATGACGAGGTGGTGGGATTCACTGTGGAGCTCGGTTCCCGTACGTTGTTGGAGCCGTCAGGATCTTATCGGACGATGGAGAAATCAAACTCCTGGAGCGTGGCCTGCACATGGTTGAGGAAGGCGCTGGCGTAGGCGCCGTCGATGAGGCGGTGATCATAGGAGAGGCAGAGGTAGGCCATCGAACGGATCACAATGGTATCGTCGATGACAACCGGCCGCTTGACCACCTTGCCCAAGCCCAGGATAGCCGCCTGCGGCTGCACGATGATCGGTGTCCCGATCATCGTGCCTAACGCGCCGAAGTTGTTCACCGTGAAGGTTCCATCGTGGACCTCCTCCAGACTGAGCCGCTTGTCGCGCGACCTCGCAGCCAGATCGGCCAACTGCTTGGCCAGGGTCAGGAAGCTCTTCTTGTCGGCCTCCCGCAGCACCGGGACAATGAGACCCTCATCCAAGGCGACGGCGATCCCGATATTGACCGCCTGCTTGACGATGATCCCCTCACGGGTATAAGAGGCGTTCATGAGCGGATAGGCCCGCAGGCCGTCCGCGGCGGCTTTTACCACGAAGGGGAGAAAGGTGAGCGTGACCCCGGTCTCCCCGAAAAAGGCGTCATGATGCGCGTGCCGGTATCGGTCGATGGCCGTCATGTCGACCTCATGGATCTGCGTGACGTGAGCGGCGGTTCGCCTGCTCCGGACCATATGTTCGGCGATGGCTCGCCGCATTGGGCTGATCGGGAGGATCCGGTCTTCGGCAGGGGGGGTAGGAGATTCGGGGGATACTCGGCGCGCGGCGGCGGGGGTCTGCGATCGCCGGGCGATGAAGTCCAGCAGGTCCTTCCTCGTGACGCGCCCCTCTGCGCCGGTTCCCTTTACTTGGGTGAGGTCTACGCCGTGCTCTTTTGCCAGTTCGAGTACGGCGGGAGAATACCAGCCCGCTGGCGGAGCCGCGGCCTTAACGCCCTCCTCTTGCGTCATCACCGGCCTGCCTGGCTGGACCGCGCCGGCGTGAGAAGCCTCGTCGATGTGGGCCAGTACGGCTCCGACCGGCGCCGTACCCCCCTCGTGGACGACGATCTTGGCCAATACCCCGGCAGCGGCGGAGGGGATCTCGACGTCCACCTTATCCGTGGAGATGGCGACGAGCGGCTCGTCCTTGGCCACATGTTCTCCGACCTTTTTGAGCCAGGTGACGACCGTCCCCTCGGCGACGCTCTCACCCATCTGGGGCATAACGACGTCAATGAGCATCGTCAGCGCTCAGAAGCCGGCCAGTTCTCGCGCCTTGCCGGCGATCGTGTCAGGATTGGGCAGATAGGCCTCCTCCAGTATGGGACTGAAGGGGACAGGGATATGTGGGGCCGCGACGCGGGCGATAGGGGCATCCAGATACTGGAACAGCTCCTCGGCGATTCGGGCGACGATTTCGCCGCCAATGCCGCCGGTCTTTGGCGCCTCATGCACCACCATCGCCCGTCCGGTCTTCTTGACCGAGGCGGCGATCGTGGCCATATCCAGCGGCTGAAGCGTGCGGAGATCAACCACCTCCAGGTCGATCCCTTCAGACAGAAGTCGCTCCGCCGCCGCGAGGGAGTGCTGAACCATGGCGCCATAGGTGATCACGGTGACGGTACTGCCCGGTTTTTTTACCTCGGCCTGGCCGATCGGCACGATGGTGTCCCCCTCCGGCACCTCGCCTTTGACGTGACGATAGAGATACTTGTGCTCAAAGTAGATGACCGGGTTGGGATCGCGGATGGCGGCCTTCAGCAGGCCTTTGGCATCGGCAGGGGTGGAAGGCGCCACAAGTTTCAGGCCGGCCACATGAAAAAACCACGCCTCCGGACATTGGGAATGGAACGGCCCCGCATGGAGGCCTCCGCCGTACGGGGCCCGAATCACCAGGGGGACCGGTTCGCCGATACGGTAGTGATGCTTGGCCGCCATGTTCACGATCTGGTCAAAGGCGCAGGCGATGAAGTCGGCGAATTGCATCTCAACCACCGGCCGCATCCCCATGAGCGCCGCGCCGATCGCCGCCCCGACGAACGCCGACTCGGACAGGGGCGTGTCGATGACACGCTCCGGCCCGAACTTATCCAGGAATCCCTTAGTTACCTTGAAGGCGCCGCCGTAGACCCCGATATCCTCTCCAAGCATGAAGACGCGCTCGTCTCGGTCCATTTCTTCCCACAACGCCTGGCGGATCGCTTCGAGATACGTGATCTCCATTATCTCCCCGTTAGAACCTAAGAGTTCATGGGTTATCGTTCATAGTAGAACGAAAGTCTCCCTCACCCCACTTTGAACCTTGAACCTTGAACTCCGTCAGGCGGCATAGATTCCCTCGAGGAGTTGCTTTGTATCCGGAAGGGGGCTCGATTCTGCGAACAGGACCGCCTCCTCGATCTCCTTCGTGATGCGGTCGTCGATCGCCTTGGCGGATGCGTCGTCAAGGACCTTCCGGTCCCGCAGATACGCTGCGAATCGATCGATAGGGTCTCGCGCTCGCCATTCTTCGAGCAGGGCAGGCGGAACATACGAGGCGTCGTCATGCTCTGCATGGCCCCTCATCCGCATCGTTTTACCCTCTACAAGGGACGGGCCTTCGCCTGCTCTTGCGCGAGCGGCCGCCTTGGCGACAGCGTCGCGGACGGCGAGCACATCGTTACCGTCCACGGTGATGCCCGGCATCCCATAGGCCTTGGCGCGATCGGCGACATGCTCGATCGCCATCTGGCGAGAGAGCGGGGTAGAGTAGGCGTATTGATTGTTGTGGCAGATGAAGACGACGGGCAGTTTCAGTACCGCTGCGAAATTCAGCGCCTCATGGAAATCGCCGCGGCTGGACGCGCCGTCGCCGAAGAGGGCTGCGACCACTCGCCGTTCGTGTCGAAGTGTGAACGTGAGCGCAACGCCCGTCGCCACCGGCAGCAGGTCGGCCATCGGGCTGATGAACCCGATAATGCCCCGCGTGATATCGCCGAAATGGACATTACCGTCCCGTCCACGGGTCAGCCCGGTCTGCCTGGCCAGGTACTGGGCCATATACTCCTTCGGCGTGATCCCCTTCACGAGGTTGGCGCCGAGGTCCCGGTGGGTAGGGGCGATGACGTCGTCGGATTGAAGTGCGGCGGCGCTCCCCACTGCGATGGCCTCTTCGCCGGTGCCGAGATAGACGCCGCCGACGATTTTGCCCTGCCGGTAGAGCGCAATCACCCGCTGCTCCAGACCGCGAGTGAGCTTGAGGTAATAATAGATATTCAGTAACTCGGCTGGTGCGGGCTGCTGAATCCCCATTACGCCACCTCTCCTCCCTGTTGCGACAAGCGGCTTCGCCTCGACAGTGCGTAGTATAATCCGTCCAAACCGAGTTTGTAAATGACTTCATCATGCCCAAGAATCGAGTTTGGGATGCGTCATTGCGAGCCGAAGGCGAAGCAATCCCGCCGTTATCCCGGGCGTGGCTCAGCGTCCTATAACGAACATCATCAGGACGATGAGCGAAATCACGACAGCCGCCACAATCAGGAGCAGACGGGTGGCCTTTCGTTCGTACTTGTCTATCCGTCGGTGTGGCATCGCTTATTCCACCGTACCATCGGTTCGCCTCACTGCCTCCCCAATGACCGCTTTTACCATAGCATACGGCCCCTGGACTCCGCTACAGTAGATCACTCCCCAATCCCCCTATTTCCCTTTGGTTTATACCCATGTCCTGAACCAAGGCCGCAGAGGGGTTCATGGCAGCCCCGTGGACCTACTCACAGGACCTCAGCATTAGTTTCCGTAAGAGAGCGGTGGTATTATAGGAGCCATGCCTAAGGACGACGACGGCTTCATCACAGACCTCACCGCCCAGACTTCCTATGGCGGCTACCTCTGCCTCGATGCGCTACTTGCGGCGCAGCGCCCGCGCTCTACCCACCACGATGAGATGCTCTTCATTATCCAGCACCAGGTTGCCGAGCTGTGGATGAAGCTGATGATCCACGAACTCGAGGCCGCGATCGCGCACGTGCGCGCCGACCGCCTCGCGCCGTGCTTCAAGATCCTCGCGCGCGTGAAGCAGGTGCAGCGGCAGCTCTTCGAGCAGTGGTCGGTGCTCGAGACGCTCACACCCTCGGAATACGTCGAGTTCCGCGGCGTGCTGGGGCCGGCCTCGGGGCTGCAGTCCTACCAGTTCCGCGCCATCGAGTTCCTGCTCGGCAACAAGAACGCGCGCCTCATTGAAGTGTACCGCCACGATGCACCGGCCTGCGAGCGGCTCACGAAACTGCTCGCCTCGCCGAGCCTGTACGACGAGTTCCTGCGTTACCTCGCGCGCCGCGGCATGCCGGTGCCGCCCGAGCGGATCGAGCGAGACTGGTCGCAGCCCTACGAGAAGCATTCAGGCGTGACTGCCGTCTTCAAGACCATTTATCTGAACACGCAGGAGTTCTGGGCCGAGTACGACATGTGCGAGAAGCTCGTCGACGTCGAGGAGAACTTTCAGCTCTGGCGCTTCCGCCATGTGAAGACGGTCGAGCGCATTATCGGTTTCAAGCCGGGCACCGGCGGCACCACTGGCGTCGCCTTCCTGCGCCGGACCCTCGAGACATCGCTCTTTCCGGAGCTGGTGGATGTCCGCACCGAGATTCACTGAGGAGCAGTTGCGACGCTCGGTGTGGCCGCGCTTCTCGCGCGTGCTCGCCAGGGAGGAGATCTACCTCGCCAACCACTCGCTCGGCCGGCCTCCCGACCGCATGGCCGAGGACGTGCGCGCGGCGCTCGACGTGTGGTACCGCGACATGGACGGCGCCTGGCAATTCTGGCTTCAGCAACAAGAACGATTTCGAGAACTCACGGCCACCCTGGTGGGCGCGTCGCGCGCCGACTGCATCGTCCCCAGGACCAGCGCCGGCCAGGGGCTGCGCGCGGTGCTGAACGCGCTGCCGGGTAAGCCGCGCGTCGCGACCAGCGACGGCGAGTTCGACTCGCTCGACTTCATCCTGCGCGTCTATCGCGAGCAGGGACGCATCGACCTCAAGATGGCGCCTTGGCGCGAGCTCGGCGTCGCGGGTGCGGATCTGGTCGTCCTGTCGAGCGTCATGTTCCGTACCGGCGAGGTCGTTGAGAACCTGCCGAACCTTGTGCGAGGCGCGCACGCCGCGGGCGCGCTGGTGCTGCTCGACGTCTACCACCACGCCGGCGCGCTGCCGCTCGATCTCGAAGCGCTCGGCGTCGATTTCGCGGTCGGCGGCTCGTACAAGTACACGCGAGGCGGGCCTGGCGCGTGCTGGCTCTACGTGCGCCCGGGGCTCGCCGAGACCATGCGCACGCTCGACACCGGCTGGTTCGCAAAGAAGGACGTCTTCGCCTACGCGCGGCCCGAGCTGCCGGAGTACGGCCGCGGCGGCGACGCGTGGCTCGAGTCGACGCCGTCGGTGCTCGCGCCGGTGCAGGCGCTCGCCGGTCTCGAGTTCACCCTCGAACTTGGCGTCGAGCGGCTGCGCGAGCACAACCTGGCGCAGAAGAGTCGGCTGGCCTCGCTCCTCTTCGAGCGGGGTGTCAAGGCTGCGGGCGTCGGCGACGCTCACGGCGCCTTCCTCACCGTCGCGCACCCCGAGTCTGGCGCGATAGCAACGCAACTGCACAAGAAAGGGGTAAAGGTTGACGCGCGCGGCGAGTACCTGCGCATCTGCCCGGACATCCTCAACTCCGATGCCCAGATCGAGCATGCTGCGCGTCTGATCGGCGCAGCGGTTAATGAGCATTGAGGCGTTCCAAAGAGATCGATCACAGGACCTCTTGGAGGTAAGCGATCCAAGATGCGCCTCGATGTCGGAAACCGGCTAGAGGAGCGGATTTCTCCGGTGCGCGCCTGAGGAAAAAGACTTGACAGCCTTGGAATCGTCGCTAATATAAAAGTCAGATAATGTCGTGTGCGGCCCTTGGATCGCGGAATGCGACGATAGTAGACCAAGGGTGCAAGGAGGTCAGGCGACAATGAGTGAGCCTGAAAAGGGTTCGGCCAAGTTAAGCTCGTTCAGAAAGACGATGCGGAAGCTCTCGGAACAGCTTCCGGGGGGCGAGACCACGTACAACCGTAAGCTTTCTCGGTATGAGGGTGAGATTGAGTCTCTTCAGGCGCAAGTGAAGACGCTCGAAGAGGAGGTCTATCACCTTCAACGACGACTCGATCAGGCGCCGAAAGAATTCGAATTCCTCCGATCCAAACTTGACCAGTCCCGTGAACAGTTGGGTCAGGCGCATAATCAGAATCAGCGGATGGTCGAGGCCTTGCAGCAGGCGAAAGAGCAGATCGAAAGCCTTCGCGAGGAGGTGGAGAAACTCTCTGCGCCGCCGAGCCCGTACGGGATCTTTGCGTCGATGAACGCCGACAAGACGGCAAATATTTACACGGGTGGCCGAAAGATGAAGGTCAACCTTCACCCTTCGGTACGTCCCGAAACGCTGCGTAAGGGCCAGGAGCTGGTCCTGAATGAGGCATTCAATGTGATTGAGGCGGCCGGCTTCGATGAGCAGGGCGAGGTCGTGACGCTGAAGGACCTGCTCGATGAAGGTCGGGCTATGGTCACCCTGCGCGCCGATGAGGTGCGGGTGGTCGAACTGGCCGATCCACTGCGACAACTCCCCCTGAAGGCGGGTGATCGTCTGCTCCTCGACCCGCGGTCCGGGCACATTCTGGAAAAGCTGCCCAAGACCGATGTCCAGGAGCTGTTCCTTGAAGAGGTCCCGAGTATCGGCTATGAAGCCATCGGTGGACTCGGTCCTCAGATCGAGATGATCAGGGACGCCATCGAGCTGCCCCATCTGTATGTG
It encodes:
- a CDS encoding PilT protein domain-containing protein; translation: MIAVFDTNVLIAAIITEGVCAKLLRRARTGELSLVSCPFIMTEVRRILARKFRLSHEEVAAAIHLISEATSHITNQEPEISGVCRDRDDDHVLACALAARAHYLVTGDTDLLSLGSFRQVRIVTPRDVEALFA
- a CDS encoding CopG family transcriptional regulator yields the protein MRTVLSVSLPEQLSEELDRASKRTGRNKSDIVKESLSLFLWDMKLRAIQKTLGPKAKKRGLVSEEDIFKAIS
- a CDS encoding 2-oxoglutarate dehydrogenase complex E2 component; the encoded protein is MLIDVVMPQMGESVAEGTVVTWLKKVGEHVAKDEPLVAISTDKVDVEIPSAAAGVLAKIVVHEGGTAPVGAVLAHIDEASHAGAVQPGRPVMTQEEGVKAAAPPAGWYSPAVLELAKEHGVDLTQVKGTGAEGRVTRKDLLDFIARRSQTPAAARRVSPESPTPPAEDRILPISPMRRAIAEHMVRSRRTAAHVTQIHEVDMTAIDRYRHAHHDAFFGETGVTLTFLPFVVKAAADGLRAYPLMNASYTREGIIVKQAVNIGIAVALDEGLIVPVLREADKKSFLTLAKQLADLAARSRDKRLSLEEVHDGTFTVNNFGALGTMIGTPIIVQPQAAILGLGKVVKRPVVIDDTIVIRSMAYLCLSYDHRLIDGAYASAFLNHVQATLQEFDFSIVR
- a CDS encoding 2-oxoisovalerate dehydrogenase subunit beta; this encodes MEITYLEAIRQALWEEMDRDERVFMLGEDIGVYGGAFKVTKGFLDKFGPERVIDTPLSESAFVGAAIGAALMGMRPVVEMQFADFIACAFDQIVNMAAKHHYRIGEPVPLVIRAPYGGGLHAGPFHSQCPEAWFFHVAGLKLVAPSTPADAKGLLKAAIRDPNPVIYFEHKYLYRHVKGEVPEGDTIVPIGQAEVKKPGSTVTVITYGAMVQHSLAAAERLLSEGIDLEVVDLRTLQPLDMATIAASVKKTGRAMVVHEAPKTGGIGGEIVARIAEELFQYLDAPIARVAAPHIPVPFSPILEEAYLPNPDTIAGKARELAGF
- a CDS encoding pyruvate dehydrogenase, which encodes MGIQQPAPAELLNIYYYLKLTRGLEQRVIALYRQGKIVGGVYLGTGEEAIAVGSAAALQSDDVIAPTHRDLGANLVKGITPKEYMAQYLARQTGLTRGRDGNVHFGDITRGIIGFISPMADLLPVATGVALTFTLRHERRVVAALFGDGASSRGDFHEALNFAAVLKLPVVFICHNNQYAYSTPLSRQMAIEHVADRAKAYGMPGITVDGNDVLAVRDAVAKAAARARAGEGPSLVEGKTMRMRGHAEHDDASYVPPALLEEWRARDPIDRFAAYLRDRKVLDDASAKAIDDRITKEIEEAVLFAESSPLPDTKQLLEGIYAA
- the kynA gene encoding Tryptophan 2,3-dioxygenase; translated protein: MPKDDDGFITDLTAQTSYGGYLCLDALLAAQRPRSTHHDEMLFIIQHQVAELWMKLMIHELEAAIAHVRADRLAPCFKILARVKQVQRQLFEQWSVLETLTPSEYVEFRGVLGPASGLQSYQFRAIEFLLGNKNARLIEVYRHDAPACERLTKLLASPSLYDEFLRYLARRGMPVPPERIERDWSQPYEKHSGVTAVFKTIYLNTQEFWAEYDMCEKLVDVEENFQLWRFRHVKTVERIIGFKPGTGGTTGVAFLRRTLETSLFPELVDVRTEIH
- the kynU gene encoding Kynureninase; translated protein: MSAPRFTEEQLRRSVWPRFSRVLAREEIYLANHSLGRPPDRMAEDVRAALDVWYRDMDGAWQFWLQQQERFRELTATLVGASRADCIVPRTSAGQGLRAVLNALPGKPRVATSDGEFDSLDFILRVYREQGRIDLKMAPWRELGVAGADLVVLSSVMFRTGEVVENLPNLVRGAHAAGALVLLDVYHHAGALPLDLEALGVDFAVGGSYKYTRGGPGACWLYVRPGLAETMRTLDTGWFAKKDVFAYARPELPEYGRGGDAWLESTPSVLAPVQALAGLEFTLELGVERLREHNLAQKSRLASLLFERGVKAAGVGDAHGAFLTVAHPESGAIATQLHKKGVKVDARGEYLRICPDILNSDAQIEHAARLIGAAVNEH